One Bdellovibrio bacteriovorus str. Tiberius DNA segment encodes these proteins:
- a CDS encoding FecR family protein, with product MAKVVGFVCFLLCVQVHAADKMYGVFMVVKGGVQIHTEGKTAPAKVGAKVYEGDKVVTAADSRAKIVMSDRNVLNLSPDTTIEITQYQNDAATGKKNVEIKLSGGKVRSNVEQTYDGEKSKFQIKTPTAVAGVRGTQFQAGFDVKTQMTSIVTFKGAVSLAAVNAQGKMVGAPVLVKKGEMTTATPNAAPEPPKALPKEEMKQIDGESVASAVSAPTEGAGLTAEAGAAPAGSADNNRDVASEAPAAGADKPAAPTSMIDSKDMDLGMAQEIKPIAAPVVAPPTVVKAPTQDTLKDVNRAINGKTKVVITPRPK from the coding sequence ATGGCTAAAGTCGTTGGCTTTGTTTGTTTTTTATTGTGCGTTCAAGTTCATGCCGCTGACAAAATGTATGGTGTCTTTATGGTAGTGAAGGGCGGAGTGCAAATTCACACCGAAGGAAAAACGGCTCCTGCCAAAGTGGGTGCGAAAGTTTATGAGGGCGACAAGGTCGTCACTGCCGCTGATTCCCGCGCCAAAATTGTGATGTCCGATCGAAACGTTTTGAATCTGAGCCCGGACACGACAATTGAAATCACTCAATATCAGAACGATGCTGCCACTGGCAAAAAGAACGTCGAGATCAAACTCTCAGGCGGTAAAGTGCGCAGTAATGTCGAGCAAACCTATGATGGTGAAAAGAGCAAGTTCCAGATCAAAACTCCGACAGCGGTCGCGGGTGTGCGCGGTACTCAGTTCCAGGCAGGGTTTGACGTAAAAACTCAGATGACTTCCATCGTGACCTTCAAAGGGGCGGTCAGTCTGGCGGCAGTGAACGCTCAGGGTAAAATGGTGGGCGCGCCAGTACTTGTAAAAAAAGGTGAGATGACGACGGCCACACCGAATGCTGCTCCGGAACCTCCAAAAGCTTTGCCTAAAGAAGAAATGAAACAAATTGACGGCGAATCCGTTGCCTCTGCGGTGTCAGCACCGACAGAAGGTGCAGGATTGACGGCGGAAGCCGGTGCTGCTCCAGCTGGATCAGCTGACAACAACCGTGATGTCGCTTCGGAAGCGCCAGCCGCGGGTGCCGATAAACCTGCTGCTCCGACTTCGATGATCGACAGCAAGGACATGGATCTGGGCATGGCTCAGGAAATCAAGCCGATTGCGGCCCCAGTGGTGGCTCCGCCAACGGTGGTGAAGGCTCCGACCCAGGACACGTTGAAGGATGTTAATCGTGCGATCAACGGCAAAACCAAGGTCGTCATTACACCTCGTCCGAAATAA
- a CDS encoding RCC1 domain-containing protein has product MKKHHVILIVALWALTACDRLSLDESSKVKITFPSTQSLSSKVEAMTSNGSIRPVPTGFTGDRPINCYIIGASGPEAAMRRNVCTRDDGTMTPKFIGEWVGGVPAGGSITMDVTSGKDRVITVVGFYAPEGTCKDFKGTSGPGDALSKPYILGEVGKLLLTAGEEKKIDIDITYDPEKWFDSCDGPDFPDDGPGGGGSVIPTVLAIQKDYFPPNTLTTYSCSSFGVSLRDAQNREGSLPTDTVFSVSANGSPLEVYQSFNECHQNIGAYGNAVIPAGQSFKDVIVKAPDTPGALVIATTILSSSAVLSTPTANFQNVGSGDKGFDLVGARSILPDLCYPFTIKRRYVTGTDEYSSSPAMITLAPSSGLTVYSDSSCVTSITSTTISAHTYGTNVFLKMTGAQGQNTLTMSGSGYLSLTQSVYRGGGTNVPWGFEVRGHRDGPSRGQCYNSAYEAVLVNSQHTAVMAPAQMPVVLGSGNTEFYNESSCMTTPSPNMTLYGGKYSLPFYIKTMQPINLPLSASSPGLNNGVYNINVRGPLAMGAENINVSPFNGACAKVPYGTFCWGNNNGGRILNGASNIPAYVNPAGVDWSYIKMGADFGCGLSMAGDIKCWGQNAQGQVGNGSTATVTYPEALAGGDYYMQMSVGNMHACAITNSNILKCWGSNGAGQLGDGTTAYRSSPVIVDAGTTYRFVSTGSSHTCAITTTDQLKCWGNNLGGKLGNGSTSSSLTPVLIDSGVQYATVSAGSTSTCGITNSSSLKCWGENSFGNVGNGTYGNNVTSPVVIDPGSTYTAISVGEQMACGIDSGLVKCWGLNSNGRLGLGPAAGDQSVPTAVSMLSAWGTPIQVSTGSGTTCASTSSRVVCWGEGMEGELGVNTPMNASTPMELIY; this is encoded by the coding sequence ATGAAAAAACATCATGTTATTCTGATTGTGGCTCTTTGGGCGCTGACGGCTTGTGATCGTCTTTCCTTGGATGAATCATCCAAAGTTAAGATCACCTTCCCCAGCACACAATCCTTGTCTTCCAAAGTCGAAGCCATGACCAGCAATGGAAGCATTCGCCCCGTGCCAACAGGCTTTACCGGTGATCGTCCGATCAACTGCTACATCATTGGCGCCAGCGGCCCTGAAGCTGCCATGCGAAGAAATGTCTGCACTCGTGACGATGGCACCATGACGCCTAAATTTATTGGCGAATGGGTTGGCGGCGTTCCTGCCGGAGGTTCCATCACCATGGATGTCACTTCCGGCAAAGACCGCGTGATTACCGTCGTAGGCTTCTATGCTCCAGAAGGAACGTGCAAAGACTTTAAAGGCACCTCGGGTCCCGGTGACGCTTTATCAAAGCCTTATATTTTAGGTGAAGTGGGCAAGCTGCTGTTGACGGCCGGTGAAGAAAAGAAAATCGACATCGATATCACTTATGATCCGGAAAAATGGTTTGATTCCTGTGATGGCCCCGACTTCCCGGATGACGGCCCGGGCGGTGGCGGCAGTGTCATCCCGACTGTCCTGGCAATTCAAAAGGACTACTTCCCGCCAAACACGCTGACGACTTACTCTTGCAGCAGCTTTGGCGTTTCATTGCGTGATGCTCAAAACCGTGAAGGTTCCTTACCCACGGATACCGTGTTCTCGGTATCCGCCAATGGATCGCCGTTGGAAGTCTATCAGTCTTTCAATGAGTGTCATCAGAACATCGGCGCTTATGGCAATGCGGTGATACCGGCCGGTCAGTCATTTAAAGACGTTATCGTGAAGGCTCCGGACACTCCGGGGGCACTGGTTATCGCCACGACTATCCTGTCTTCATCTGCGGTGCTTAGTACTCCGACAGCGAATTTCCAAAATGTCGGTTCAGGAGACAAAGGCTTTGACCTTGTCGGAGCACGTTCTATCCTTCCGGACCTTTGTTATCCATTTACAATCAAACGCCGCTATGTCACTGGAACTGATGAATACAGTTCTTCACCAGCCATGATCACACTGGCTCCGTCCAGCGGTTTGACCGTCTATAGCGACTCCAGCTGTGTGACATCAATCACATCTACGACAATTTCGGCTCACACCTATGGCACAAACGTATTCCTGAAAATGACCGGAGCCCAGGGGCAAAACACCCTGACCATGTCGGGTTCAGGATATCTGTCACTGACCCAATCCGTTTACCGTGGCGGCGGTACGAACGTGCCTTGGGGCTTTGAAGTGCGTGGACACCGCGATGGACCAAGCCGCGGCCAGTGTTACAATTCAGCGTACGAGGCCGTTTTGGTGAACTCCCAGCACACAGCCGTCATGGCACCGGCTCAGATGCCGGTCGTTCTGGGATCCGGTAATACCGAGTTTTACAACGAGAGCAGCTGCATGACGACGCCCAGCCCGAACATGACTTTATACGGTGGCAAGTATTCCCTGCCGTTCTATATAAAAACCATGCAGCCGATCAACCTTCCGTTAAGCGCTAGTTCTCCGGGACTTAACAACGGTGTTTACAACATCAATGTTCGAGGTCCGCTTGCGATGGGTGCTGAAAACATCAATGTCTCCCCGTTCAACGGAGCCTGCGCGAAAGTTCCCTATGGCACTTTCTGCTGGGGCAATAACAATGGCGGCCGTATTTTAAATGGTGCTTCCAATATCCCGGCTTATGTGAACCCTGCTGGTGTTGACTGGAGCTATATCAAAATGGGTGCTGACTTTGGCTGCGGACTTTCCATGGCCGGTGACATCAAGTGCTGGGGGCAGAATGCTCAGGGGCAGGTTGGTAACGGTTCGACAGCAACTGTCACTTACCCTGAAGCACTGGCTGGCGGCGACTATTACATGCAAATGTCCGTTGGGAACATGCATGCCTGTGCAATCACCAATTCAAATATTTTAAAATGCTGGGGATCCAATGGTGCCGGCCAGCTGGGCGACGGAACGACTGCTTATCGCAGCTCTCCGGTCATCGTGGATGCCGGGACCACCTATAGATTTGTCTCTACCGGTTCTTCACACACTTGCGCCATCACCACCACCGATCAGCTGAAATGCTGGGGTAACAACCTGGGTGGCAAACTGGGGAATGGCTCAACGTCGTCTTCCCTAACTCCGGTCCTGATTGATTCTGGAGTTCAATACGCCACCGTTTCTGCCGGCTCAACGAGCACCTGTGGAATCACCAATTCCAGTAGCTTGAAATGCTGGGGTGAAAACAGCTTTGGCAACGTCGGGAACGGAACCTATGGAAACAATGTCACATCCCCCGTGGTTATTGATCCGGGTTCAACTTATACGGCCATTTCCGTCGGCGAACAAATGGCCTGTGGTATCGACAGTGGCCTGGTGAAGTGCTGGGGCTTAAATAGCAACGGCCGACTGGGGCTAGGACCCGCAGCGGGAGATCAGTCCGTACCAACTGCGGTTTCAATGCTTTCAGCCTGGGGCACCCCGATTCAGGTGTCCACCGGATCCGGAACGACCTGTGCCAGCACTTCCAGCCGTGTCGTCTGCTGGGGTGAAGGTATGGAAGGTGAACTGGGTGTGAACACACCGATGAACGCCAGCACTCCTATGGAGCTGATCTATTAA
- the udk gene encoding uridine kinase, with protein MLRPHIIGVAGGSGSGKTHFAKELQQLLGEDNCSIIYQDNYYIDQSAKFDGDGGSVNFDHPSSLDFGLLAEGLRALKSGQRLNIPIYDFVTHSRKKETLLGEPKKVIIIDGILILHSLEVRAELDEAIFFDTPEELRFERRLKRDVHERGRTPDGVRKQFELQVRPMHNQFVEPSKDHAHTVIKDLGDYSQALQIFRQKLSQNFLQ; from the coding sequence ATGTTAAGACCTCACATCATCGGTGTTGCTGGCGGCAGCGGTTCCGGCAAAACACATTTCGCCAAAGAACTGCAGCAGCTGTTGGGTGAAGACAACTGCTCGATCATCTATCAGGACAACTACTACATTGATCAATCCGCAAAGTTTGACGGTGATGGGGGCTCGGTGAACTTTGACCACCCTTCTAGTCTGGATTTCGGTCTTTTGGCTGAAGGACTGCGCGCGCTGAAATCCGGGCAAAGACTGAATATCCCCATTTACGATTTCGTGACCCATTCCCGCAAAAAAGAAACCCTGCTGGGTGAACCCAAGAAAGTTATTATCATCGACGGCATCTTGATTCTGCATTCCCTGGAAGTGCGCGCAGAACTGGATGAAGCCATCTTCTTTGACACTCCGGAAGAGCTGCGTTTCGAACGCCGCCTGAAACGTGACGTGCACGAACGCGGAAGAACTCCGGACGGCGTGCGCAAGCAATTCGAACTGCAAGTTCGCCCAATGCATAATCAGTTCGTGGAGCCTTCCAAAGACCACGCCCACACGGTGATCAAAGATCTGGGTGATTACAGCCAGGCACTGCAGATCTTCCGTCAGAAACTATCCCAAAACTTTTTGCAATAA
- a CDS encoding GMC family oxidoreductase N-terminal domain-containing protein translates to MKSNFSRRSFLKSSLAASALGFFRSEQAEAEPKTQNVNLTMNYTRLADSAAELENFYEVLIIGSGYGGSVMAARLSRHHQVVILERGREWVPGEFPETFQQMKSNLYCETHPLGLYSYHTHRDIDVMCGSGLGGTSLINAGVVIAPDRELFQKKGWPEEIQKSAQKGHFESYYQRVENMLNAQSYDPSRMRIHKANNLKNSSDELGDPFHWAHIAVNIHGSHRTPLGDRQPKCHMCGNCSTGCNTGAKNTLNMNYLPLAKKNGARIFTQMQVSHIEKNRQGNYLVRGTRISGRDKKPFSIEARNVIVSAGTMGSNQILLRSQKWGHLQLSPLLGRHFSGNGDLLGLGFNGRQATDMLGNSSARIYRPDMISGATIYGIAEYRQRKNIFERYLIEEGNIPGALVQIARRLTTFVKAQTSPSKIYRAWIDFINSKDVEKGSLNHSMVYFGMGHDRAEGRLQLDHANRAVVHWPGVQQDPIFKRMIAKIKQHVAVNDATYVKNPRSTILGGNNLITVHPLGGCGMGDSVQTGVVNHLGQVFHRDGSLYPGLFVMDGSVIPTAVGVNPLLTISALAERAAENMELR, encoded by the coding sequence GTGAAATCAAACTTTTCACGACGATCCTTTCTGAAGTCATCGCTTGCCGCCAGTGCATTGGGCTTTTTTCGCAGCGAACAGGCCGAAGCCGAGCCCAAAACCCAGAACGTCAACCTGACCATGAACTACACGCGTCTGGCCGATTCCGCAGCCGAACTTGAAAACTTTTACGAAGTTCTGATCATTGGTTCCGGCTACGGCGGTTCGGTGATGGCGGCGCGATTAAGCCGGCATCACCAGGTCGTCATTTTAGAGCGAGGGCGCGAATGGGTCCCCGGAGAATTTCCGGAAACATTTCAGCAAATGAAATCCAACCTTTACTGCGAAACCCATCCCCTGGGACTTTATTCCTATCACACCCATCGCGACATTGATGTCATGTGCGGCAGTGGCCTTGGTGGAACCTCCTTGATTAATGCGGGCGTCGTGATTGCTCCGGATCGTGAACTGTTTCAGAAAAAAGGCTGGCCGGAAGAAATTCAAAAATCAGCCCAAAAGGGCCACTTTGAAAGTTACTATCAACGCGTTGAAAACATGCTTAATGCCCAGTCTTACGACCCCAGTCGCATGCGCATTCATAAAGCCAACAATCTAAAAAACAGCAGCGATGAACTGGGTGATCCTTTTCATTGGGCTCATATCGCCGTCAACATTCATGGCAGCCATCGCACCCCGCTCGGGGACCGTCAGCCCAAATGTCATATGTGCGGAAACTGCAGCACCGGATGCAACACCGGCGCCAAAAACACCCTGAACATGAACTACCTTCCCCTGGCCAAAAAAAATGGCGCCCGCATCTTCACCCAGATGCAAGTCAGTCATATCGAAAAAAACCGCCAGGGAAATTATCTGGTTCGCGGCACCCGCATCAGTGGGCGCGACAAAAAGCCCTTCAGCATTGAAGCCCGCAACGTGATTGTTTCTGCGGGAACCATGGGTTCAAATCAGATTTTACTGCGTTCGCAGAAATGGGGGCACCTGCAGCTGTCCCCTCTGCTAGGGCGGCATTTTTCGGGCAATGGTGACTTGCTGGGCCTGGGCTTCAACGGCCGTCAAGCCACTGACATGCTTGGCAACAGCAGTGCTCGCATCTATCGTCCGGACATGATTTCCGGCGCGACTATCTATGGGATCGCCGAATACCGCCAGCGAAAGAATATTTTCGAACGCTATCTGATTGAAGAAGGCAACATTCCCGGGGCCCTGGTACAAATCGCCAGACGCCTGACCACTTTTGTCAAAGCCCAGACATCGCCGTCAAAAATCTACCGGGCGTGGATTGATTTTATCAACAGCAAGGATGTGGAAAAAGGTTCGCTGAATCATTCTATGGTGTATTTCGGAATGGGCCATGACCGGGCCGAAGGCCGTCTGCAACTGGATCACGCCAATCGGGCCGTGGTTCACTGGCCGGGAGTACAACAAGATCCGATCTTCAAGCGCATGATCGCCAAAATAAAACAGCATGTCGCGGTCAATGACGCCACCTACGTCAAAAATCCCCGCTCAACAATTCTGGGCGGCAATAACCTGATCACAGTGCACCCGCTTGGAGGCTGCGGCATGGGTGATTCAGTTCAGACCGGTGTCGTCAATCATCTGGGGCAGGTTTTTCACCGGGACGGATCGCTGTACCCGGGATTGTTTGTCATGGATGGATCAGTGATTCCAACAGCTGTGGGCGTGAATCCACTGTTGACGATTTCGGCCCTCGCAGAAAGGGCCGCGGAAAATATGGAGCTGCGCTAG
- a CDS encoding META domain-containing protein, with product MNKITLLSLICLSLWGCAHTETTPEETSMQNNSAPAANFKDIRWELVELMGQPVKYANADSQKVYIQFNGGDNRVNGSDGCNSFTGAYEETPGQRLFISKLASTKKFCVKMPTEDNFAEVLQGVDNYTVDGDSLSLNKARMAPLARFKAVSK from the coding sequence TTGAATAAAATCACCTTGTTGTCCCTGATCTGCCTGTCCTTGTGGGGCTGCGCCCACACTGAAACAACGCCTGAGGAAACCAGCATGCAAAACAACTCCGCCCCTGCTGCCAACTTCAAAGACATCCGCTGGGAACTTGTCGAGCTGATGGGTCAACCCGTGAAATACGCCAACGCGGATTCGCAAAAAGTTTATATACAGTTTAATGGTGGTGACAATCGTGTGAACGGAAGCGATGGCTGCAACAGCTTCACCGGAGCCTACGAAGAAACTCCGGGCCAACGCCTGTTCATTTCCAAACTGGCTTCCACCAAAAAATTCTGCGTGAAAATGCCGACTGAAGACAATTTTGCCGAAGTTCTGCAGGGCGTGGATAACTACACCGTGGATGGAGACAGCTTAAGCTTGAACAAAGCGCGCATGGCTCCTTTGGCTCGCTTTAAAGCCGTCAGCAAATGA
- a CDS encoding substrate-binding periplasmic protein: protein MKFSLILLGAAFLATPIVQAQSPFADHKGREIIYQGLTEDFVPFNYQENGEVKGSATEVAKEAFKRAKLKATFTVWPWARAYKAALEKPKHFVYSTSRTEEREKLFKWVGPIVKDEVHLACLQSANHEPHQDFKTFKSHAVAGQYGDAPIEFLQKHGFKITIYREEDERMQAFKKGRIALDIVTTGSQKSYEAKWNVKYKKLAYLYATDYWLAFHPSTPDSVIESLNSALESMRKDGTLKNITAKY, encoded by the coding sequence ATGAAGTTTTCGCTGATTCTGCTCGGTGCTGCCTTTCTCGCGACACCGATCGTGCAAGCACAATCCCCCTTCGCTGACCATAAAGGGCGCGAGATCATCTATCAGGGTTTAACTGAAGATTTCGTCCCTTTTAACTATCAGGAAAATGGCGAAGTCAAAGGCTCAGCCACGGAGGTGGCGAAGGAAGCCTTTAAACGCGCCAAGCTGAAAGCCACTTTCACCGTCTGGCCCTGGGCTCGCGCCTATAAAGCCGCCCTGGAAAAACCCAAACACTTTGTCTATTCCACGTCTCGCACGGAAGAACGCGAAAAACTTTTTAAATGGGTCGGTCCCATTGTAAAAGATGAGGTCCATTTGGCCTGCTTGCAAAGCGCAAACCACGAACCCCATCAGGATTTCAAAACTTTCAAGTCACATGCGGTTGCCGGCCAGTATGGTGACGCCCCGATCGAATTTTTGCAAAAGCACGGCTTTAAAATCACCATTTACCGGGAAGAAGACGAACGCATGCAAGCCTTCAAAAAAGGCCGCATCGCACTGGATATCGTGACAACCGGAAGCCAAAAGTCCTATGAAGCCAAGTGGAACGTCAAATACAAGAAGCTGGCTTACCTTTACGCCACCGATTACTGGCTGGCATTTCATCCCAGTACGCCCGACTCTGTGATTGAATCCCTGAACAGTGCTCTGGAATCCATGCGCAAAGACGGCACCCTAAAAAATATCACCGCTAAATACTAG
- a CDS encoding zinc ribbon domain-containing protein YjdM: protein MSTESKCPQCNSEHIYQDGNLWVCPECAHEWSAHAAEAPAEEAVDDGVIKDANGNVLQDGDTVVVIKDLKIKGSSSVVKVGTKVKNIRLQSGGDGHDIACKIDGFGSMNLKSEFVKKA, encoded by the coding sequence ATGAGTACTGAATCCAAATGCCCTCAATGCAATTCCGAACACATCTATCAGGACGGCAACCTTTGGGTCTGCCCCGAGTGCGCCCACGAGTGGAGCGCCCATGCCGCTGAAGCCCCGGCAGAAGAAGCCGTCGATGACGGTGTTATTAAAGATGCCAACGGCAACGTCCTTCAAGATGGTGACACTGTTGTGGTGATCAAAGATCTGAAAATCAAAGGATCTTCCTCTGTCGTCAAAGTCGGAACCAAAGTAAAAAACATCCGCCTGCAATCCGGTGGGGATGGTCACGACATCGCCTGCAAGATTGACGGCTTTGGATCCATGAATCTGAAGTCCGAATTCGTAAAGAAGGCCTGA
- the mtnN gene encoding 5'-methylthioadenosine/S-adenosylhomocysteine nucleosidase, with protein MTRILILTAMKEELNDVAGLPSAPMASLAPFAVPVWKLQNKESDILIAQTGIGPINASSVLTSFLSTYKFDVVMLLGLGGAIDPGLKLGDICIATDVIQHDAICSSNHGLEYMASGELHLSLPPEKRKSIKIKASAQWNQKIDGLLKNSPCAVHHGTVLSGSEFVGGTVRKDLLKRTFADALLVDMEACSIAYLCEKAQVPFVIVKTVADTTYSKPTDEYVNFLTSSQKKTADIIDGLLS; from the coding sequence ATGACCAGAATTCTGATTCTGACTGCCATGAAAGAGGAACTCAACGACGTCGCGGGCCTGCCCTCGGCGCCGATGGCCTCTTTGGCACCTTTTGCCGTCCCGGTGTGGAAGCTGCAAAATAAAGAATCAGACATTCTTATCGCTCAGACTGGCATTGGTCCCATCAATGCCAGTTCAGTTCTGACGTCGTTTCTAAGCACATATAAATTTGATGTCGTGATGCTATTGGGATTGGGCGGAGCCATCGACCCGGGCCTTAAGCTTGGCGATATCTGCATTGCCACGGACGTCATTCAGCACGATGCCATCTGTTCGTCCAACCACGGATTAGAGTACATGGCCAGCGGAGAACTGCACCTGTCTTTGCCTCCAGAAAAACGCAAATCCATCAAGATCAAAGCCTCGGCGCAATGGAATCAGAAGATCGACGGTCTGTTGAAGAATAGCCCCTGCGCAGTTCACCATGGCACTGTTTTATCTGGATCTGAGTTTGTTGGCGGCACGGTTCGCAAGGATTTACTTAAACGAACATTTGCTGACGCTTTATTGGTAGATATGGAAGCTTGTTCCATCGCTTATCTTTGTGAAAAAGCCCAGGTGCCTTTTGTGATCGTTAAAACGGTGGCTGACACCACTTATAGCAAGCCCACTGATGAATACGTCAACTTCCTGACTTCCAGTCAGAAAAAAACCGCCGATATCATCGACGGCCTTTTAAGCTGA
- a CDS encoding glycosyltransferase, whose amino-acid sequence MEWTWEYHDAFSLLSWLVVMATAAFILDDLFIDVVAVVRRLKPQRIGHSALLTMKSLKQKHIAIMIANWKEADVIGPMIRGNVQGIEYQNYKFFLGVYPNDIATWEEASKLERLFPDRVVVVVNTQAGPTSKGQMLNEIARQIIQSEKVTGQTMDLFLLQDSEDVLHPHAFTLMNYHSREADFIQIPVFSFDVPKSSLVGGIYIDEFSEAHTKDLLVRQELGAAIPSAGVGTCMSRNLVTGMMARQNGQLLKEDTLTEDYHLGIIAKPMGFKSRFVCAELEKPDGQKEFIATREYFPSDFMASVRQKSRWTLGIAYQGFHNLQWGGTLVDRYFLLRDRKGPANSILVLLSILVLLGMFALRLQGETMPSLLQSPFFVALLSFNAVAMGIRILQRMRAVIRVNDFSQALMVPVRWVLANVVNLLAALKAHRMFKQSQKTGERPVWIKTEHKMPAHFGVEGGAQ is encoded by the coding sequence ATGGAATGGACCTGGGAATATCATGATGCTTTCTCGCTGTTGAGCTGGCTGGTGGTGATGGCAACGGCGGCCTTCATTTTGGACGATCTGTTCATTGACGTGGTGGCCGTGGTGCGCAGGCTGAAGCCTCAGCGTATTGGGCACTCGGCTTTGTTGACGATGAAGTCGCTGAAGCAGAAACATATTGCTATCATGATCGCCAATTGGAAAGAGGCCGATGTTATCGGGCCGATGATCCGAGGGAATGTCCAAGGTATTGAATATCAGAATTATAAGTTCTTTCTGGGTGTTTACCCCAACGACATCGCCACATGGGAAGAGGCCAGTAAACTTGAGCGCCTCTTCCCGGACAGAGTTGTCGTAGTTGTAAACACCCAGGCGGGACCAACCTCCAAGGGGCAGATGCTGAACGAAATCGCCCGGCAGATTATTCAATCCGAAAAAGTCACGGGCCAGACGATGGATCTTTTTTTGTTGCAGGATTCAGAGGATGTTTTGCACCCTCACGCATTCACCTTGATGAACTATCACAGTCGCGAGGCTGACTTCATTCAAATTCCGGTGTTTTCTTTTGATGTGCCCAAATCATCTTTAGTGGGTGGCATCTATATTGACGAATTCAGCGAAGCGCACACCAAAGATCTTTTGGTCCGTCAGGAACTGGGCGCCGCCATTCCTTCCGCCGGGGTGGGAACTTGTATGTCGCGAAACCTGGTGACGGGTATGATGGCGCGGCAAAACGGGCAGCTTTTAAAAGAAGACACTTTGACTGAAGACTATCATCTGGGAATTATCGCCAAGCCTATGGGCTTTAAAAGCCGTTTTGTGTGCGCTGAGCTTGAGAAACCGGACGGACAAAAAGAGTTTATCGCAACCCGGGAATACTTCCCCAGTGATTTCATGGCGAGCGTCCGCCAGAAGTCACGATGGACCTTGGGAATTGCTTATCAGGGCTTTCACAATCTGCAATGGGGTGGAACGCTGGTGGACAGGTACTTCCTGCTGCGGGACCGGAAGGGCCCCGCGAACAGCATTCTGGTTTTGCTTTCTATCTTGGTTCTGCTGGGGATGTTTGCTTTGCGCCTGCAAGGGGAGACCATGCCAAGCCTGCTGCAAAGCCCGTTCTTTGTGGCGCTTTTGAGTTTTAATGCGGTGGCCATGGGCATTCGTATTCTGCAAAGAATGCGTGCCGTGATTCGGGTGAATGATTTCAGTCAGGCATTGATGGTGCCAGTGCGTTGGGTGCTGGCTAATGTGGTCAACCTTTTGGCGGCATTGAAAGCGCATCGCATGTTCAAGCAAAGTCAAAAAACCGGCGAGCGTCCTGTATGGATCAAGACCGAACACAAGATGCCAGCGCACTTCGGCGTCGAAGGCGGGGCGCAGTGA